The Mixophyes fleayi isolate aMixFle1 chromosome 1, aMixFle1.hap1, whole genome shotgun sequence genome includes a region encoding these proteins:
- the LOC142150092 gene encoding uncharacterized protein LOC142150092 isoform X1: MWTVIMVMSVLYTLGDTNEKCLKHECENSANQTCKLKWSNYQKCKALNFSHSNIIDIVDTENVDYSLITNLDLSYNKLRNLAEGFLSNAGALKEINLGNNNLEHLPTMFLNRSFSLQVVSLEGNPLSEIPASILQSELFNLTVDCRCDVGNSLKMYLSKNATDHSRLSINCKMSSSWSTLVEFYTKNCGMHRLLVLYIVLAIVALGFIIGGVALYMRNRKKRLAAFDNKATTDQSPAHGQPRYTSRNTDGTATTLNQGQRQDYENVFVGHLPTVEIKPYDYLEEQSGPGAHSSKHRKEEDIYLESDVHEGDQPIYSNTQGVYYNYTDSSQISNKYKEEDDVYILPDQ, from the exons ATGTGGACAGTAATAATGGTGATGAGTGTTCTGTACACACTCGGTGACACCAATGAAAAATGCTTAAAACATGAATGTGAAAATTCAGCCAACCAGACCTGCAAACTGAAGTGGTCAAATTATCAAAAATGTAAAGCTCTAAACTTCAGCCACAGTAACATCATAGATATTGTAGATACTGAAAATGTAGATTATTCTCTTATAACAAATCTAGATTTGTCCTACAATAAATTAAGAAACCTTGCAGAAGGCTTTCTGTCTAATGCAGGTGctttaaaagaaataaacctAGGGAACAATAATCTAGAACATTTACCAACAATGTTTCTTAACAGGTCTTTTTCTTTGCAAGTGGTGAGTCTTGAGGGAAATCCACTCTCTGAAATTCCTGCAAGTATTTTACAATCTGAGCTTTTTAACTTGACAGTAGACTGCAGGTGTGATGTGGGCAATAGTTTAAAAATGTACCTAAGTAAAAATGCTACAGATCACTCAAGACTTTCTATAAACTGTAAAATGTCTTCAAGTTGGTCCACTCTTGTTGAATTCTATACAAAAAATTGTGGTATGCATAGATTATTGGTTCTTTATATTGTGTTGGCAATAGTGGCCCTAGGTTTCATAATTGGAGGGGTGGCTCTGTACATGAGGAATAGGAAGAAAAGGTTAGCTGCATTTGATAACAAGGCTACCACAGACCAATCACCTGCTCATGGGCAGCCACGATATACCTCAAGGAACACGGATGGCACGGCAACAACTTTAAATCAAGGACAACGGCAAGATTACGAAAATGTTTTTGTTGGTCACTTGCCAACTGTTGAAATAAAACCTTACGATTATTTGGAAGAGCAGAGTGGACCAGGAGCTCACAG CAGCAAACACAGAAAGGAAGAAGACATATATTTGGAAAGTGATGTCCATGAGGGTGACCAACCAATTTACAGCAATACTCAAGGAGTTTATTATAACTACACTGACTCTAGTCAAATCAGTAACAAGTACAAAGAAGAGGACGATGTGTACATTTTACCAGATCAGTAA
- the LOC142150092 gene encoding uncharacterized protein LOC142150092 isoform X2, giving the protein MWTVIMVMSVLYTLGDTNEKCLKHECENSANQTCKLKWSNYQKCKALNFSHSNIIDIVDTENVDYSLITNLDLSYNKLRNLAEGFLSNAGALKEINLGNNNLEHLPTMFLNRSFSLQVVSLEGNPLSEIPASILQSELFNLTVDCRCDVGNSLKMYLSKNATDHSRLSINCKMSSSWSTLVEFYTKNCGMHRLLVLYIVLAIVALGFIIGGVALYMRNRKKRLAAFDNKATTDQSPAHGQPRYTSRNTDGTATTLNQGQRQDYENVFVGHLPTVEIKPYDYLEEQSGPGAHSKHRKEEDIYLESDVHEGDQPIYSNTQGVYYNYTDSSQISNKYKEEDDVYILPDQ; this is encoded by the exons ATGTGGACAGTAATAATGGTGATGAGTGTTCTGTACACACTCGGTGACACCAATGAAAAATGCTTAAAACATGAATGTGAAAATTCAGCCAACCAGACCTGCAAACTGAAGTGGTCAAATTATCAAAAATGTAAAGCTCTAAACTTCAGCCACAGTAACATCATAGATATTGTAGATACTGAAAATGTAGATTATTCTCTTATAACAAATCTAGATTTGTCCTACAATAAATTAAGAAACCTTGCAGAAGGCTTTCTGTCTAATGCAGGTGctttaaaagaaataaacctAGGGAACAATAATCTAGAACATTTACCAACAATGTTTCTTAACAGGTCTTTTTCTTTGCAAGTGGTGAGTCTTGAGGGAAATCCACTCTCTGAAATTCCTGCAAGTATTTTACAATCTGAGCTTTTTAACTTGACAGTAGACTGCAGGTGTGATGTGGGCAATAGTTTAAAAATGTACCTAAGTAAAAATGCTACAGATCACTCAAGACTTTCTATAAACTGTAAAATGTCTTCAAGTTGGTCCACTCTTGTTGAATTCTATACAAAAAATTGTGGTATGCATAGATTATTGGTTCTTTATATTGTGTTGGCAATAGTGGCCCTAGGTTTCATAATTGGAGGGGTGGCTCTGTACATGAGGAATAGGAAGAAAAGGTTAGCTGCATTTGATAACAAGGCTACCACAGACCAATCACCTGCTCATGGGCAGCCACGATATACCTCAAGGAACACGGATGGCACGGCAACAACTTTAAATCAAGGACAACGGCAAGATTACGAAAATGTTTTTGTTGGTCACTTGCCAACTGTTGAAATAAAACCTTACGATTATTTGGAAGAGCAGAGTGGACCAGGAGCTCACAG CAAACACAGAAAGGAAGAAGACATATATTTGGAAAGTGATGTCCATGAGGGTGACCAACCAATTTACAGCAATACTCAAGGAGTTTATTATAACTACACTGACTCTAGTCAAATCAGTAACAAGTACAAAGAAGAGGACGATGTGTACATTTTACCAGATCAGTAA